A single window of Raphanus sativus cultivar WK10039 unplaced genomic scaffold, ASM80110v3 Scaffold0237, whole genome shotgun sequence DNA harbors:
- the LOC108861643 gene encoding probable BOI-related E3 ubiquitin-protein ligase 3, whose amino-acid sequence MAVEAHHRNPVCSPNVAGDFLYREMMHPLEANGFVYNGQFRHGNVPAVTMPFNPTVESQTSLLNSTYNISPVDYLVHQSIKPTIHSVDSSVTFNSERNGNNVDFLRPSSSSSLRKRPREESLVMPSQKRCTDPLMFLGQDLSPKIDQHHSLDIDRLISNHVEIIRMEIDEKRNTQGRKIMEAIEQGLMEKLRNKDEEINHIQKLNLYLEEKVKSLCAENQIWRDVAQSNEATVNALRSNLQQVLADVERREEPTAADDTQSCCGSNDEGDSDETWRLVGEEAQVRTVTRTMCRGCGEGEASVLLLPCRHMCLCLVCGSSLNTCPVCKSPKNASIHINLSL is encoded by the exons ATGGCCGTTGAAGCTCACCATCGTAATCCTGTGTGTTCTCCCAACGTCGCTGGTGATTTTCTTTACAGAGAAATGATGCATCCACTTGAAGCAAACGGTTTCGTCTACAACGGCCAGTTCAGACACGGCAACGTTCCAGCAGTTACGATGCCGTTTAACCCCACCGTGGAGAGTCAAACTTCTCTGCTGAATTCAACTTACAACATCTCACCGGTTGATTATTTGGTTCATCAGTCTATAAAACCTACAATTCATTCCGTTGACAGCTCCGTCACATTCAACAGCGAGAGAAATGGCAATAACGTTGACTTTCTTCGTCCTAGTTCCTCCTCGTCTCTTAGAAAACGCCCTAGAGAAGAATCACTCGTTATGCCAAGCCAGAAACGTTGCACCGATCCTCTCATGTTCCTTGGCCAAGACTTGTCTCCAAAAATCGACCAGCATCACAGCTTGGATATCGACCGCTTGATCTCTAATCAC GTCGAGATAATTAGAATGGAGATTGACGAGAAGAGAAATACTCAAGGTAGGAAAATAATGGAAGCCATCGAACAAGGGTTGATGGAGAAACTAAGAAACAAAGACGAAGAGATCAACCACATCCAAAAACTAAACCTCTATCTCGAGGAGAAGGTTAAGTCACTCTGCGCAGAGAATCAGATATGGCGTGACGTGGCACAGTCTAATGAAGCCACCGTGAACGCTCTAAGATCAAACTTACAACAAGTCCTTGCCGACGTGGAACGTAGGGAGGAGCCTACGGCGGCTGACGACACGCAGTCTTGCTGCGGAAGCAACGACGAGGGTGACAGTGACGAGACGTGGAGGCTAGTGGGAGAGGAAGCGCAGGTGCGTACGGTAACAAGGACGATGTGTAGAGGCTgtggagaaggagaagcaagTGTGTTACTGTTACCATGCAGACACATGTGTTTATGTCTTGTGTGTGGTTCTTCGCTTAACACTTGTCCGGTCTGTAAATCTCCAAAGAACGCTAGTATCCATATTAATCTTTCCTTGTGA